The genomic stretch AGGGGGATCTCAGACAGGTGTTGTGGGCCAACCAAGCCAAAGCCCGGAGGCAACGTAGGCGAAAAGGTATAAAAAGAGGACGCCGTTGAACCCCAGGGACAGACCGCATCATGTCGCTCCAACTGTTTGACGTGCCCGATGTGGATTATCGGTACGAAGCCTCTCGGGAGGTGGAGTTTCAACCTGCCTTGACGGACATCCAGCCCATCACGTTCTCCATCCCGGGCTCCGACGATTATTACGATACCAATTCCCTccgattcaaagtcaaagtccgTCTGACCGATCCAGCCGCTGGGTATACAGGCTTGGATGCAGGGCTGCTCATCTCCAATGCCAACGAATCGAGACATGTGTactgcgtcaacaattttggacACTCTATCTTTCGAGATATCACCCTGAGCATGAATGGGGTCCTCATGACGGAACAGAGCAACACCTACCATTACAGAGCCTACCTAGAAACCCTCCTGAGCTACAACCGAGAAGAAGGTGCCACCAAGTTAGCCCCTCAAGGATGGGTCAATCAGCTCAATGTGGTGAATGTCATGGGAGCCACCGCCGCCAATTCGGATGTCCCCACGGATGCCGAGTGGAGTGGCAATGCAGACTTGAGAACCTTGACCAGCAAATTACTGGAAGAACATTGGCACACCTTCCTCATCCGTCCCCATTTGCCACCCCTCAAGACAGGCAAATTATTGGTCCCCAATGTCCAGATGGACTTTGAACTCTTCCTTAACCCCAACACCGTCTACTTGCTAGGTACCCCCAACAAAGGCACCTTAGTCGCcaagaaatttccagccattCACCCAGAAGACATCAAAGTCACCTTGCTGATGAGAAAAGTAACCTTGAATGCCAGTGTCTATGTCagactgcagaaagaaagacagCTGGGCAAACAAATTGCCCGCTACCCCGTGGTGCGGAGCGAAATCCGCACTTTTTCCTTTGATGGACGAACCACCCAGTGGGAACAAGACAATGTGTTTGTGGGTCGATTTCCTGACCGAGTGATGGTCGGGTTATTGCATTCGGATGCCTTCAATGGAAACCTACAACGCTAcccctttgcctttgaaaagtttggggtcACCCAGATACGTCAGACCTTGAATGGAGAAGAATACCCTTACAGAACCCTGCAACTGACTGGAACAGAAGCCTATGAAGATCTCCTGGGGTACGATCGATTTCTACAAGCTATGGGTGCCTACAATGAAGATAAGATTCCTCTCCTGCTGCCTGGGGATTGGGGACAAGGCAAGAACTGCACGTTGTTCTTGTTCAACAATGTGCCTAGTGGAAAAGCCGATGATCCTCAGTATCGCAACCCCCGTCAATCGGGCAATGTGCGACTGATCATTGATTTTGCTGCCGCTGTGGGACACAACATCACTGTGTTGGTCTGGAGCGAGTATGAAAACATGTATGAGATCAATCATATGGGAGGTATAAAGTACAACATCAACGGCTGACGTGGTATCAGAAGACAGAAGACACCGGGCATGGAGTTTGTAGCGCTCAGTGATAGGGTGCTGCGAGCGTTGGCCCTAGAAGATCCCACCTTGCGACGCGTGTTTCATGGCGTGTACCCCGCCGACCAGTTACCCCGTTCACCTCCCAAGAGTGTCCGTCAAGCCTACATTGTCAACACGGATCCGGCGGGAGAACCGGGACAACATTGGTTGGGCCTGTGGACGGAACAGAACAAGTGCGAGGTCTTTGACAGTTATGGGCTACCCCTACACGTGTACACCCACCCCGACCTGCACCAATGGTGGAGTCAATGGAAACACCTGATCCGCAGTGATCAGACGTTGCAAGCCTTGGATAGTCAGACCTGTGGCCATTATGCGTTATTTTTTCTGAAAGCCCGTGCCCAAGGCCAGTCGTATCAAGACTTTTTGGGGCAATGGAGTTGCGACAATTTAGTGTTGAATGATCAGAAAGTGGCCGAGCAGTTGAAACGGGTGattaaacaagaagtccaagatGAAGTCGATGCCCGCCCAGAGGAGGGAGGGCAAAAGAATGTGAGCCGCCAGgcctttatgctttgtaatccttgtgagtgttgaaataaaaaacaccataaaacgaGTTGTGTGGTGAAAGAGTGGTCATTTGAACTCTCATCATGATTACGCGAGGGGATGTCAAGCGGGTGATCGATGCCTTCATGTTAGAAGAAACCCTGTATTGGTGGTCCCACCCCATTGAACGGGTGAACACCGTCCAAGGGGTGGATGCCTGGGATGGGTATCATTGGTTGGTGGCCCGCCAACTGGCGCAAGACCAGGACTGGGTTTCCCTCAAACAGTACATGGACACCATGCaagaaacgcatttaagagagACGATGGAACATCTGATTCAGTTCGAATCACCACGCCTCTACCACGAGTATTGGACGGCATGCCCAGACGACGACGACAGCGCGCTTCCTCCCGACGACCCCGTTTTCGTCAAAACGGGCGAGGCATCATGAGCGTGTTGGCCAAAGCGGCCAAAATCGGCTATAAATTGGGACGTAGCAAACGGTATAAACGCATGGGCGCTAAAGGGGCCACGGGTCATTATCGACGTCACCCTCGACCGTGGGAAGGATGATCCGACACCCCAGTAGTGTGATTATCGCGGGCCCGTCGGGCAGTGGCAAGAGCGAGTTAGTGGAACAATGGTTACGGGACCTCCACGTGTTTCAAGTCAAACCCCACAAGATCGTCTACGCGTACGACCGATGGCAACCCCGGTATGAGCGTATGCAAAAGAAAGAGGGGATTCAGTTTCATCGCGGGTTACCGGACCCCCGTCATTTAACCCAATGGTTTGGCCGGACGCGCGGCGGAGTGCTGGTGTTGGACGATTTGATGGAAGAAGGGGGACAGgacaaacgcgtgttggatTTGTTCACCAAAGATTCCCATCATCGCAACATCACCGTCTTGTATTTGACGCAAGATTTATTCCCACCGGGTAAATTTGCCAAGACCATTAATCGCAACGCGCATTACATTGTGGCCTTCAAGAATCCCCGGGATCAAACGGGCATACGCACCATTTTACTGCAAGCCTTTCCCGACCGATGGCGTCAAGTCTTGCGCCTATTTAAACGCATCACGTCCCGTCCTTTTGGCTATTTGATGTTGGATGTGCATCCGGCCTCGGATGATCGGTACCGCTTGTGGAGTCATTTAACGCGCCGAGAAGGCAAGGCGCAAGTCCATACCCTTCCCGTGGATGTCCCTGCCGTTCGAAAACGAGCTGCAACGAGAACTCGCCAGGGTCCGTCGGcaaagagaaggcggacaacaTACTGACTTAGCGACCCGCATGGACACGCCGACGTTTTCGCCCGCCGGGGTGGGTTCGCCCACCACCCCTCCCCCAGATCTCAGTAGCATGACGGACATGGTGGCGGCCTTGACCCAACCCGTGAATCGAGCCCAATTGGATCAAGAGATTGAGGATTTTAATTTGACCTACCCGGTCAATGTGGACGATGCCTTGGAGGCGTTCACCTTACCCCCCGTGGCAGGCACAGGCACCACCACCACggcaccgccaccaccaccacccaccACGACAGCCACCCAAACCCGTCCCACCACGTCCACCCGCACACGTCCCAAGGCCACTACTACCAGCTCCAGACGACCCAGACCACGCCCTGTCACCACCGCCACGACCACCACGGCTCCCTCCCGCCCTTCCACTTCCCGACGCAGTGCTGGAGCCGGCACCAGGACCACCACCTCCACGGTGACGACCCCGACGGGCCGTCCCACCGTGGCTGCCAAACAACCGCGACGACGTCCCCGCGTGCCCTCTCCACCGTCCCCCGATTCCTCCCCTCCGTCGGAGGAcgaggatgaagatgatgacgacgagGATCGACGGCGAGGTTTAAGGCGACGGTTGGATTTGTTGAACGAAGATGCGCAAGAACGGGCGCGAGGGAGACGCATTCGCAATATCACGCATACCAATACCGTCACCACCGTGTATGAAGAGGGAGGCCGACCGTCGGTACGTCGCACGTCGACGCGAACGTCCAGTCCAAGTCCACCCCCTGTACCACCCCGCCGAGGCCGTGGCCGTGGCCGTGGCCGAGCCCGTGGACGGGGTCGACGCCCGTGaacaaaaaagatataaaaacagGGGTCCTTCATTCGACCGTCCCAAAACCATGTGTGGCCGATGTCGAAGTGGGATGGCCCCTcgacgcaaacgcaaacgcaccACAACCCGACGTCGATCCCCCGCCAAACGACGAAGAGGTCAAGTAGGGGGTGTCGGGCCCGGCCTGCCTCTCGGGATTCTCAAAGCTGGGTATGGGATCACCAAAGCCATTGGGGATCATCAAACCAAACGTGCCATCGCTATTGCCGACAAACGCACACGAGAGTGGGAATCTGGCAAACGAAAACGCTATGCGGGGGAATCGTTTAATTGTTCCATCAtgtgaaaaaaaagtataaaaagacAAGAGGCGTGTCTTTCGTTGGACATCATGCATTGTGGTAGACGAACACGACGCCGACAGCAACGAGGGGGGATTCTCCCGCTCCTCCTCCCTATTGCCGTCGGGGCAGCCATCgccttgaaaaaaaagaaaaagaaaaaagtgggcaAGATCAGTGCCAAGCAACAGGCATTCATTCAACGACGGGTTCAGCGGATGTTAGGTCGAACGGGGTGGGGCGGGTTTAAAACGCTGAGAAAGCTATAAAAGACACGCTGGGTAGGGACCCAGACATTATTGGAGGATGGTCCGTGGACCCAATGGACGCCGACACCGTTATGTCCCCCGAAAACGACGCCGTCGACGTGGTCTGCAACGCGGAGGTAGGCTACCGTTGTTGGCAATGGCTCTCTCGCCTTTGTGGCTCCGAAAATACAAACCCAGGGTCCGTGTTCGTCGACCGGACTAGACCCCCTCGCAAGGCCATCACGTTGACGTTAGAGTGGACGGAGGAGATTGAGGCCGCGTTGTGTCAGCGATGTCGACGTCATATGCAACGGCATTTTCATGGGGAACTGTGTCGTTCATGTGGGGCCCAATTTACCATAAATAGAGCGGGGTCGTGGCAATTCCTGAACCTTCAGCATGGCGTggcgcatggaacgtcaagccccgttcttgaaaagtgtcttacAAGAAGCCAATCAACATAAACGACAAGAATTGTTGCGGATGGCAAATGCGGATCAGATCAATGCCATCAGTGAATTGGTGATGAACACGCTCCGTGGCACCGTGCCCCGTTCTCGACATACCATCACGTTGCTCAAACCCCATGCCCAGAGTTTACGCGCCATGGCCAAACCCGCGCATTCGGTGAAACGACGGCGCGCCATCATGATGGCTCAAACAGGCGGCGCCCTCTGGCCTGAACTCTACCGATGTTATAAACGTTGCATGCGCTAGATAAGACACGTCAGTTGCATCATGGAACCCGAGATGGTGAGCACCACGGTGGACAACGCCcctgcttttttacaattaaaagaaaagtacaaacaagAATTGGTGGAAGATACTCGCTTGAGTAAAGCCGCGGATTTGGCGGCCAGACAACATGTGCTCCTGACCAGCGAGGTCCCGGATGCTTGGAAACGACCGCAACTCAAAGCCGTGAGCCGTCAATTACgccattggaccaaaaaagtgCGTCAACCCTTTGGAGCGCCCGCGGGGGGTGTGCGCGCCGCAGAGGCTACGACGCCCGGCGaggatgatgattttgaggcgggGCCTATGCAAGCGTGGTTCACGCAATTGGTCATGGCCACCCGGGGTATAAAACAAGGCTCCACGCCGGCTGGACCCAGAAAACCACCTGTCCCGCCTAAACCGAACATCACCCCCAGtgctaaaaagaaactcaagtttacGCCTCAACCGAGCAGCGCGGAGTTGGCACACGAGTTGCCCTTTTCAGAAGAGCCTGGCGCAGAACCCTGGGATACCCCCAGTGAACGGGTGGATTCCATCAAGAAAGCGGTCAAGCGCGGGATTCGCAAAAAAGCCGCCGGAGTCGCCAAAAAGAAAGGCCTCAGTCTGGCCAAGAAAGCCTTGGATTGGAAATCGTGGAAAACCCCGTAATGGGACGGAGACGTCGTGTGACGGCTGCCTCCCGTGCCCGACCGAGGCGACGACGACGATCGCAACGTGGGGGCAAGTTATTTGATGTGCAAAACCTCCTCAACAAGACGGGGATTGAATTTCATTGGCCTGGCTATCAGTATATGGGCCCTGGCACCCATTTGAAAAAACGTTTGGCCCGTGGGGATCCCGGTATCAACCGGTTAGACAGGATTGCGAAAGTGCATGACATGGATTACGATAAAGCCAAGACTTTAAAAGATAAATGGGTGGCGGATCGCAAGATGATTGCCAAGATTGATCAACTCCCTGGTAGTAAAACCCTGACGGAGCGTATTGTGAGACGCATTATGAAAACTAAACTGAGATTGGGCATGTAATTAAGTTGAACACAGTCATCACAAGATGGAATGATCTAAACACATGTTTTAATAAAACTCACATTGTTCTTACAAATATTGTTGCACTTGTTGTAATGCATTGGAACGAGTTGATTGGACAGGGTCCTCGTCAGATTCGGAGTCGGACCAGTCTAACGGCCACCACGGGAGGGGAAAGGGACGCTCTAATTGCTCGTCCAACCATTGCCATCGTTGACGCCGAATGGTCTCCATCCGTTGCTCGTACTTTTTGGATTGCAAGGCTTTCCACCCCTCTTCGCCCAAAATTCGCTTTTTCTCTGCTTGCAACGCCCGTCGCCGTTCATTGAGCCGATGTTTGTAGGCCTCGTAAGTCCCCTCTGCCTTCATTTTCGCCATCCAGTTCTTTTGGGCTTgcgcgtttctttttttcacctCATTGCGTTTCTCTTCCGGCATGGCATAGTAGCGCTTCATCCCATactccactttttttttttgaaggcctCGTAGTCCCCATTGGCTTTCATGCGTGCCATGCGCTCGTGGTAGCGTCGACGGTTGAGGGCCTTTGTATTCTCGATCCAGTTTATGGCCGCATACTGTCGCTGTCGATACAGTTTTTGTTGAATCCTATTTTTCTCGGGGTCCCGCT from Porites lutea chromosome 1, jaPorLute2.1, whole genome shotgun sequence encodes the following:
- the LOC140931400 gene encoding uncharacterized protein F54H12.2-like, with amino-acid sequence MSLQLFDVPDVDYRYEASREVEFQPALTDIQPITFSIPGSDDYYDTNSLRFKVKVRLTDPAAGYTGLDAGLLISNANESRHVYCVNNFGHSIFRDITLSMNGVLMTEQSNTYHYRAYLETLLSYNREEGATKLAPQGWVNQLNVVNVMGATAANSDVPTDAEWSGNADLRTLTSKLLEEHWHTFLIRPHLPPLKTGKLLVPNVQMDFELFLNPNTVYLLGTPNKGTLVAKKFPAIHPEDIKVTLLMRKVTLNASVYVRLQKERQLGKQIARYPVVRSEIRTFSFDGRTTQWEQDNVFVGRFPDRVMVGLLHSDAFNGNLQRYPFAFEKFGVTQIRQTLNGEEYPYRTLQLTGTEAYEDLLGYDRFLQAMGAYNEDKIPLLLPGDWGQGKNCTLFLFNNVPSGKADDPQYRNPRQSGNVRLIIDFAAAVGHNITVLVWSEYENMYEINHMGGIKYNING